One Panicum virgatum strain AP13 chromosome 3N, P.virgatum_v5, whole genome shotgun sequence DNA segment encodes these proteins:
- the LOC120664148 gene encoding acetylornithine aminotransferase, mitochondrial-like — protein MNSLQSFLAVAPVAASAAGAGAGSGVRLAPSSSRRARISACLATPPPPPPTAAAPAGAARRELSAASLAVVEDEARYLVGTYNRSRVVIDGGRGCKLYDLDGREYLDMASGIAVTALGHGDPDVTATLARQSATLIHASNVQYTRPQVALAKRLVEASFADRAFFANSGTEANEAAIKFSRKFQRVAHPDTDAPPAEFLAFSNCFHGRTMGSVALTSKSQYREPFAPVMPGGAFVEYGNLQEAKKVIQSGKLAAVFVEPVQGEGGIHSATQEFLQGLREVCDEAGALLVFDEVQCGLGRTGYLWAHEAYGVAPDIMTLAKPLANGLPIGAVLVKEKVAAAISYGDHGTTFGGNPLVCQAALTVLDKIQKPGFLAEVSKKGENFKQLLRTKLSGNPHVKEVRGVGLIVGIELDVPAGPLVDACLDAGVIVLTAGKGNVVRLVPPLIISEKELEQAADVIRDCLPALDVATS, from the exons ATGAACTCGCTCCAGTCCTTCCTCGCTGTCgcgcccgtcgccgcctccgccgcgggcgcgggcgcgggctcgGGCGTGCGGCTCGCCCCGTCGTCGTCCCGCCGCGCCCGCATCTCGGCCtgcctcgccacgccgccgccgccgcccccgaccgccgcggcgcccgcgggggcggcgcggcgggagctGTCGGCGGCGAGCCTGGCGGTTGTCGAGGACGAGGCGCGGTACCTCGTGGGCACCTACAACCGCTCCCGCGTCGTCATCGACGGCGGGCGCGGGTGCAAGCTCTACGACCTCGACGGCCGCGAGTACCTCGACATGGCCTCCGGCATCGCCGTCACCGCGCTCGGCCACGGCGACCCCGACGTGACCGCCACCCTCGCGCGCCAGTCCGCCACCCTCATCCACGCCAGCAACGTGCAGTACACCAGGCCCCAG GTGGCGCTCGCAAAGCGGCTCGTGGAGGCGTCCTTCGCGGACCGCGCCTTCTTCGCCAACTCCGGCACCGAGGCCAACGAGGCGGCCATCAAGTTCTCCCGCAAGTTCCAGCGGGTCGCGCACCCCGACACCGACGCGCCACCCGCCGAGTTCCTGGCCTTCTCCAACTGCTTCCACGGCCGGACCATGGGCTCTGTCGCGCTCACCAGCAAGTCGCAGTACCGGGAGCCCTTCGCGCCAGTCATGCCCGGCGGGGCCTTCGTGGAGTACGGCAACTTGCAGGAGGCCAAGAAGGTGATACAGTCCGGCAAGCTCGCCGCTGTGTTCGTGGAGCCCGTGCAGGGTGAGGGTGGCATTCATAGTGCCACCCAGGAGTTCTTGCAGGGGCTGCGGGAGGTATGCGACGAGGCTGGAGCTCTCTTGGTCTTTGATGAG GTGCAATGTGGTTTAGGGCGCACAGGTTACCTCTGGGCCCATGAGGCGTATGGAGTAGCACCAGACATTATGACCTTAGCAAAGCCACTAGCCAATGGTCTCCCCATCGGGGCTGTATTGGTCAAGGAAAAGGTCGCTGCAGCCATAAGCTACGGCGACCATGGTACTACATTTGGCGGTAACCCTCTTGTCTGCCAGGCTGCGCTAACTGTATTGGATAAAATCCAGAAGCCTGGTTTCTTGGCTGAGGTGTCCAAGAAAGGAGAGAATTTCAAGCAGCTTCTCCGCACCAAGCTGAGTGGAAACCCGCATGTAAAGGAGGTCCGTGGTGTTGGCCTCATTGTTGGCATCGAGCTAGATGTACCAGCTGGTCCTCTTGTTGATGCATGCCTTGATGCTGGTGTCATAGTGCTGACAGCCGGGAAAGGCAATGTTGTGAGGCTCGTGCCGCCACTCATCATCTCAGAGAAGGAGCTGGAGCAAGCCGCGGATGTTATAAGGGACTGTCTGCCGGCGCTTGATGTTGCTACTTCTTAA